The following coding sequences lie in one Zingiber officinale cultivar Zhangliang chromosome 2B, Zo_v1.1, whole genome shotgun sequence genomic window:
- the LOC122047448 gene encoding nuclear transport factor 2-like isoform X1, giving the protein MAADRARLPAHVIAKAFAIEYYHLLTRTPEFVFRFYKEGSMLSRPDPRGEMTSVIGMDAINEELLSVDYSEYDAVIKTLDAQESLDGSVTILVTGYLAGNDGVKKNFTQSFFLATQETGYYVLNDIFRLLDEANDQPSVSAWTSGDSEHLAPEPAEQLEQEKLDEAETIDPSAEISCSVKEEVQAGKEIDEISKSLQAVTLNPSSSTTLEESPPSKSYTSIVNIMKENPTPPVSLPVPSKPAVVSIGQPASPTSIPALVIENASGSPNTTDSYSSPEPEAVGYSIHLRNLPLNVTPEQLHEEFKKFGPIKPGGIQVKLLKQSGICFGFVHFEVADAVARAIEASPITIGGQPTFVEKSRSRNSRASNRGMYRNEGIRWRRSAGAMRGFYGRSESSRTDFGHGGGSRSG; this is encoded by the exons ATGGCGGCCGATCGAGCTCGTCTACCCGCGCATGTG ATTGCCAAGGCTTTCGCGATTGAGTACTACCATCTGCTTACCCGTACCCCTGAGTTTGTCTTCCGGTTCTACAAGGAGGGAAGCATGCTCAGCCGGCCGGATCCTCGAGGTGAAATGACCTCCGTCATCGGCATGGAT GCAATCAATGAGGAGCTTCTTTCCGTGGACTACAGCGAGTACGatgccgtgataaagacacttgACGCGCAGGAATCGCTTGATGGCAGTGTTACGATTCTTGTGACGGGGTACCTCGCTGGGAATGATGGTGTCAAGAAAAACTTTACTCAGTCTTTTTTTCTGGCCACTCAGGAGACGGGATACTATGTTTTGAATGATATATTTCGTCTTCTTGATGAGGCTAATGATCAACCGTCAGTTAGTGCTTGGACAAGTGGAGATAGTGAACATCTTGCTCCCGAACCGG CTGAGCAACTGGAACAAGAGAAACTGGATGAAGCTGAAACTATTGATCCTTCAGCTGAGATTTCTTGTAGTGTCAAGGAGGAAGTGCAAGCAGGAAAAGAGATTGATGAAATTTCTAAAAGTTTGCAGGCAGTCACTCTGAATCCTAGTTCTTCTACTACTCTGGAAGAGTCACCACCAAGCAAATCATATACTTCTATT GTTAACATCATGAAAGAGAATCCTACTCCACCTGTTTCTCTGCCCGTTCCTTCTAAACCTGCAGTTGTAAGCATTGGCCAACCAGCATCACCAACTTCAATACCAGCTCTTGTGATTGAGAATGCCTCTGGTAGTCCTAATACCACCGATAGCTACAGTAGTCCAGAACCAGAAG CTGTTGGCTATTCAATCCACTTAAGGAATCTTCCTTTGAATGTCACACCTGAACAACTACATGAAGAGTTCAAGAAATTTGGACCTATAAAACCTGGCGGAATACAAGTCAAACTTTTGAAG CAAAGTGGAATTTGCTTTGGTTTTGTGCATTTTGAAGTGGCTGATGCTGTTGCAAGAGCAATAGAG GCTTCCCCTATAACAATAGGAGGCCAGCCTACATTTGTCGAGAAATCAAGGTCTAGAAATTCAAGAG CCAGCAACAGAGGCATGTACAGAAATGAGGGGATTAGATGGCGGAGAAGTGCTGGTGCCATGAGAGGGTTTTATGGCAGAAGCGAGAGCAGTAGGACTGACTTTGGCCACGGAGGTGGCAGTAGGTCAGGATGA
- the LOC122047448 gene encoding nuclear transport factor 2-like isoform X2 produces the protein MAADRARLPAHVIAKAFAIEYYHLLTRTPEFVFRFYKEGSMLSRPDPRGEMTSVIGMDAINEELLSVDYSEYDAVIKTLDAQESLDGSVTILVTGYLAGNDGVKKNFTQSFFLATQETGYYVLNDIFRLLDEANDQPSVSAWTSGDSEHLAPEPAEQLEQEKLDEAETIDPSAEISCSVKEEVQAGKEIDEISKSLQAVTLNPSSSTTLEESPPSKSYTSIVNIMKENPTPPVSLPVPSKPAVVSIGQPASPTSIPALVIENASGSPNTTDSYSSPEPEAVGYSIHLRNLPLNVTPEQLHEEFKKFGPIKPGGIQVKLLKQSGICFGFVHFEVADAVARAIEPATEACTEMRGLDGGEVLVP, from the exons ATGGCGGCCGATCGAGCTCGTCTACCCGCGCATGTG ATTGCCAAGGCTTTCGCGATTGAGTACTACCATCTGCTTACCCGTACCCCTGAGTTTGTCTTCCGGTTCTACAAGGAGGGAAGCATGCTCAGCCGGCCGGATCCTCGAGGTGAAATGACCTCCGTCATCGGCATGGAT GCAATCAATGAGGAGCTTCTTTCCGTGGACTACAGCGAGTACGatgccgtgataaagacacttgACGCGCAGGAATCGCTTGATGGCAGTGTTACGATTCTTGTGACGGGGTACCTCGCTGGGAATGATGGTGTCAAGAAAAACTTTACTCAGTCTTTTTTTCTGGCCACTCAGGAGACGGGATACTATGTTTTGAATGATATATTTCGTCTTCTTGATGAGGCTAATGATCAACCGTCAGTTAGTGCTTGGACAAGTGGAGATAGTGAACATCTTGCTCCCGAACCGG CTGAGCAACTGGAACAAGAGAAACTGGATGAAGCTGAAACTATTGATCCTTCAGCTGAGATTTCTTGTAGTGTCAAGGAGGAAGTGCAAGCAGGAAAAGAGATTGATGAAATTTCTAAAAGTTTGCAGGCAGTCACTCTGAATCCTAGTTCTTCTACTACTCTGGAAGAGTCACCACCAAGCAAATCATATACTTCTATT GTTAACATCATGAAAGAGAATCCTACTCCACCTGTTTCTCTGCCCGTTCCTTCTAAACCTGCAGTTGTAAGCATTGGCCAACCAGCATCACCAACTTCAATACCAGCTCTTGTGATTGAGAATGCCTCTGGTAGTCCTAATACCACCGATAGCTACAGTAGTCCAGAACCAGAAG CTGTTGGCTATTCAATCCACTTAAGGAATCTTCCTTTGAATGTCACACCTGAACAACTACATGAAGAGTTCAAGAAATTTGGACCTATAAAACCTGGCGGAATACAAGTCAAACTTTTGAAG CAAAGTGGAATTTGCTTTGGTTTTGTGCATTTTGAAGTGGCTGATGCTGTTGCAAGAGCAATAGAG CCAGCAACAGAGGCATGTACAGAAATGAGGGGATTAGATGGCGGAGAAGTGCTGGTGCCATGA